A portion of the Natronococcus sp. AD-5 genome contains these proteins:
- a CDS encoding SUI1 family translation initiation factor, translated as MSNDDPLDDLLDELDAHGDLETAEQVLSIRTEKRRYGKPVTIVEGFDLPQSELKSVASDLKSSLGTGGTVDEGRIELQGDHRDSVPDLLRERGFDVEA; from the coding sequence GTGTCTAACGACGACCCGCTCGACGATTTGCTCGACGAACTCGACGCGCACGGCGACCTCGAGACCGCGGAACAGGTGCTGTCGATTCGCACGGAGAAACGGCGGTACGGGAAGCCGGTGACGATCGTCGAGGGGTTCGACCTCCCGCAATCGGAGCTCAAGTCGGTCGCCTCGGACCTCAAATCGTCGCTGGGGACCGGCGGCACCGTCGACGAGGGCCGTATCGAACTCCAGGGCGATCACCGCGACAGCGTGCCGGACCTGCTTCGCGAGCGCGGATTCGACGTCGAAGCGTAA
- a CDS encoding ABC transporter ATP-binding protein gives MPAIAVDGLTKSYGQTLALDDLSFQVEEGEVFGFLGPNGAGKSTTINVLLDFVRPTAGQVEVLGLDAQTRSREIRSRTGVLPEGYQTYERLTARQHLEFAMESKGVDDDAERLLERVDLVDAIDKKAGGYSKGMAQRLMLAMALVGEPELLILDEPSTGLDPNGAREMREIVREENERGATVFFSSHIMEQVEAVCDRVGILRDGEMVAVDSVEGLRDSVSEGTTLRVTVDRIDDDALQAVRSLPDVSNAAVEDERPPTLVVQVEGSKTAVLGELEDRGVEVQDFSTAKASLDDVFRSYTTEVKAR, from the coding sequence ATGCCCGCTATCGCAGTCGACGGCCTGACCAAGTCGTACGGTCAGACGCTCGCGCTCGACGACCTCTCGTTTCAGGTCGAGGAGGGCGAGGTGTTCGGCTTCCTCGGTCCGAACGGGGCCGGAAAGTCGACGACGATCAACGTCCTTCTCGATTTCGTCCGTCCGACCGCCGGTCAGGTCGAAGTGCTCGGGCTCGACGCGCAGACGCGCAGCCGGGAAATCCGCTCGCGGACCGGCGTCCTCCCCGAGGGATACCAGACCTACGAACGGCTCACCGCTCGCCAGCACCTTGAGTTCGCCATGGAGTCGAAAGGCGTCGACGACGACGCCGAACGGCTGCTCGAGCGGGTCGACCTGGTCGACGCGATCGACAAGAAGGCCGGCGGCTACTCGAAGGGGATGGCCCAGCGACTCATGCTCGCCATGGCGCTCGTCGGCGAACCCGAACTGCTGATCTTAGACGAACCCTCCACCGGTCTCGACCCCAACGGCGCTCGCGAGATGCGAGAGATCGTCCGCGAGGAGAACGAACGCGGCGCGACGGTGTTCTTCTCGAGTCACATCATGGAGCAGGTCGAAGCCGTCTGCGACCGCGTCGGCATCCTCCGCGACGGCGAGATGGTCGCCGTCGACTCCGTCGAGGGGCTGCGAGACTCCGTCAGCGAGGGGACGACCCTCCGGGTCACAGTCGACCGAATCGACGACGACGCGCTCCAGGCCGTTCGGTCGCTGCCCGACGTCTCGAACGCGGCGGTCGAAGACGAGCGGCCGCCGACGCTGGTCGTCCAGGTCGAGGGATCGAAGACGGCCGTCCTCGGCGAGCTCGAGGACCGCGGCGTCGAAGTGCAGGACTTCTCGACGGCCAAGGCGTCGCTCGACGACGTCTTCCGCTCGTACACGACGGAGGTGAAAGCTCGATGA
- a CDS encoding GNAT family N-acetyltransferase, with protein sequence MEIRPATTDDREAIREVARETWHDTYDELSSDVIDETIDDWYADEELERALSTSGTAVLVAETDDAVVGFTHGVVQEDEGDVLRMYVHPDHQREGIGTALHERLRDDLEDFNMNRMRAIDLASNEGGRAFYEELGFERSGDGEVEIGDEERREVVYTLEL encoded by the coding sequence ATGGAGATCCGACCGGCGACGACCGACGACCGCGAGGCGATCCGCGAGGTCGCCCGCGAGACCTGGCACGACACCTACGACGAACTCTCGAGCGACGTCATCGACGAGACGATCGACGACTGGTACGCCGACGAGGAACTCGAGCGCGCGCTCTCGACGTCCGGCACGGCGGTGCTCGTCGCCGAGACCGACGACGCCGTCGTCGGCTTCACGCACGGCGTCGTCCAGGAGGACGAAGGCGACGTCCTGCGGATGTACGTCCACCCCGACCACCAGCGCGAGGGGATCGGGACGGCGCTGCACGAGCGCCTGCGCGACGACCTCGAGGACTTCAACATGAACCGGATGCGGGCGATCGACCTCGCCTCGAACGAGGGCGGACGAGCCTTCTACGAGGAACTCGGCTTCGAGCGGAGCGGCGACGGCGAGGTCGAAATCGGCGACGAGGAGCGACGGGAGGTCGTCTACACGCTCGAGTTGTAA
- a CDS encoding excinuclease ABC subunit C, whose product MNADGVRDRAQSLPREPGVYQFRAARTTLYVGKAVDLRDRVRSYADPRSARIRRMVDRADEIEIAVTDTETQALLLEANLIKRHQPRYNVRLKDDKSYPMVQLTDHEAPQIEITRDPNESATVFGPYTNKRQVETVVKALRETYGVRGCSDHKYAGRDRPCLDYEMGLCTAPCTREIDLGSYGEDVTAVERFLEGETGILADPLRREMEAAARDQNFERAANLRDRLETVEAFHGEGGEAVQSVGDERAVDVLGVAIEGEDATVARLRAEDGKLVDRDRHTLEAPDAGTADGTRDPEAEGVPAVLAAFIVQYYAERDLPDALLLPERHGDDEVAAWLEAEGVSVRVPGAGREAKLVDLALKNARRNVGGRDECGMLADALELDSARRIEGFDVSHAHGKSAVGSDVTFVDGSAEKADYRRKKLSDENDDYANMRALLEWRARRAVEGRDDRPDPDVLLIDGGEGQLEAARGALDKVGWDVPAIALAKAEERVITPRREFSWPDDAPHLHLLQRVRDEAHRFAVQYHQTVRDEVKTVLDDVPGIGPETRKRLLGRFGSVENVREASLADLRSVAGVGEKTARTVKERL is encoded by the coding sequence ATGAACGCCGACGGGGTTCGCGACCGCGCGCAGTCGTTGCCGCGAGAGCCGGGCGTCTACCAGTTCCGGGCGGCGAGGACGACCCTCTACGTCGGGAAGGCGGTCGACCTCCGCGACCGGGTTCGGTCGTACGCCGACCCGCGCAGCGCGCGCATCCGCCGGATGGTCGACCGCGCCGACGAGATCGAGATCGCCGTCACCGACACCGAGACGCAGGCGCTGTTGCTCGAGGCGAACCTCATCAAGCGCCACCAGCCCCGGTACAACGTCCGGCTCAAGGACGACAAGTCCTACCCGATGGTTCAGTTGACCGACCACGAAGCGCCGCAGATCGAGATCACCCGCGACCCGAACGAGTCCGCGACCGTCTTCGGCCCCTACACGAACAAGCGCCAGGTCGAGACCGTCGTGAAGGCCCTGCGGGAAACCTACGGCGTCCGCGGCTGTTCGGACCACAAGTACGCCGGCCGGGACCGGCCCTGTCTCGACTACGAGATGGGACTGTGCACCGCGCCGTGCACCCGCGAGATCGACCTCGGGAGCTACGGCGAGGACGTCACCGCCGTCGAGCGCTTCCTCGAGGGCGAGACCGGCATCCTCGCCGATCCGCTGCGCCGCGAGATGGAAGCCGCCGCGCGGGACCAGAACTTCGAGCGCGCGGCGAACCTCCGCGACCGCCTCGAGACCGTCGAGGCCTTCCACGGCGAGGGCGGCGAAGCGGTCCAGTCGGTCGGCGACGAGCGGGCCGTCGACGTCCTCGGCGTCGCCATCGAGGGCGAAGACGCCACCGTCGCCAGGCTGCGCGCCGAGGACGGGAAGCTGGTCGACCGGGACCGGCACACGCTCGAGGCGCCCGACGCCGGGACGGCGGATGGGACGCGGGATCCCGAAGCGGAGGGCGTCCCCGCCGTCCTCGCCGCTTTCATCGTGCAGTACTACGCCGAGCGCGACCTCCCCGACGCCCTGTTGCTGCCCGAACGTCACGGGGACGACGAGGTCGCGGCCTGGCTCGAGGCCGAAGGCGTCTCCGTTCGCGTTCCCGGCGCGGGCCGGGAGGCCAAGCTCGTCGACCTCGCGCTGAAGAACGCCCGGCGCAACGTCGGCGGCCGCGACGAGTGCGGCATGCTCGCGGACGCGCTCGAGCTCGATTCGGCCCGCCGGATCGAGGGGTTCGACGTGAGCCACGCCCACGGGAAGTCGGCCGTCGGCAGCGACGTGACCTTCGTCGACGGCAGCGCCGAGAAGGCAGACTACCGCCGGAAGAAGCTCTCCGACGAGAACGACGACTACGCGAACATGCGCGCGCTGCTCGAGTGGCGCGCCCGCCGCGCCGTCGAGGGACGAGACGACCGGCCCGATCCGGACGTGCTGCTGATCGACGGCGGCGAGGGACAGCTCGAGGCAGCCCGCGGCGCGCTCGATAAGGTTGGCTGGGACGTGCCCGCCATCGCGCTCGCGAAGGCCGAGGAGCGCGTGATTACCCCCCGCCGCGAGTTCTCGTGGCCGGACGACGCGCCGCACCTGCACCTCTTGCAGCGGGTTCGCGACGAGGCCCACCGCTTCGCGGTCCAGTACCACCAGACGGTCCGCGACGAGGTGAAGACGGTCTTGGACGACGTACCCGGAATCGGCCCCGAGACGCGCAAGCGACTGCTCGGCCGGTTCGGCAGCGTCGAGAACGTCCGCGAGGCGAGCCTCGCGGACCTCCGGAGCGTCGCCGGGGTGGGCGAGAAGACGGCCCGGACGGTCAAAGAGCGACTGTAA
- a CDS encoding Na+/H+ antiporter NhaC family protein, protein MTSEFGALSLVPPLLAIALAIVTRRALLSLFIGIWAGGVIIAADGAETALEIAAVPLVAVVEAFGWIVASFGDDTFHAEIITFTFLLGAGIALVWRMGGSIAIARVATTKVDSHRRVGLAAWLLGLLWFFDDYANTAIVGSAVKDVADEVRMSREKLAYILDSTAAPVATFGISSWVAFQIGLIQDVYASDAIEGETPSAVATFLWSIPFNVYCLLALLMVLIVVLTRRDFGEMLDAETRARRTGNVTREDANPLQSMKEDLGDPVVDAPLLRTFLVPVAVLVIVVMGGAAITGFQAAGVTPGEVVSESGAFIELVDNTDFTGALVWGSFAMVATAVAMALYYDVLTLEESMETVLDGFGIMLTAVSILVMAWSIGTVAEVLETGQYVTGLAEGIVTPALLPVVVLLSTAIIAFSIGTSWGTMGIVTPIAVPMAYEIGGGSPELLSVAVGTVFSGAIFGDHCSPISDTTILSSTFAGADHIDHVRTQLYYAVTVISVSVVVYLLYGFLDLSPFVLVPIGALVLVSLVYGLSEWDAARKEIGAKPFADRPDREVPSDD, encoded by the coding sequence ATGACGTCAGAATTCGGTGCGCTATCGCTGGTGCCGCCGCTGCTGGCGATCGCGCTCGCCATAGTCACCCGCCGGGCGCTGCTGTCGTTGTTCATCGGCATCTGGGCGGGTGGCGTAATCATCGCAGCGGACGGCGCGGAGACCGCGCTCGAGATCGCGGCCGTCCCGCTCGTGGCCGTCGTCGAGGCGTTCGGGTGGATCGTCGCCTCCTTCGGTGACGACACGTTCCACGCCGAGATCATCACGTTCACGTTCCTGCTGGGGGCCGGTATCGCGCTCGTCTGGCGGATGGGCGGATCGATCGCCATCGCCCGGGTCGCCACGACCAAGGTCGACTCCCACCGCCGGGTCGGGCTGGCCGCCTGGTTGCTCGGACTGCTGTGGTTCTTCGACGACTACGCCAACACCGCCATCGTCGGCTCCGCCGTCAAAGACGTCGCCGACGAGGTGCGGATGTCCCGCGAGAAGCTGGCGTACATCCTCGACTCGACCGCCGCCCCGGTCGCGACGTTCGGGATCTCGAGCTGGGTCGCGTTTCAGATCGGGCTCATCCAGGACGTCTACGCCTCCGATGCGATCGAGGGGGAGACCCCCTCGGCCGTCGCGACGTTCCTCTGGTCGATCCCGTTCAACGTCTACTGCCTGCTGGCGCTGTTGATGGTGCTCATCGTCGTCCTGACGCGGCGAGACTTCGGCGAGATGCTCGACGCCGAAACCCGCGCGCGGAGGACGGGGAACGTGACCCGGGAAGACGCCAACCCGCTCCAGAGCATGAAAGAGGATCTCGGCGATCCCGTCGTCGACGCGCCGTTGCTGCGGACCTTCCTCGTCCCGGTGGCCGTCCTCGTGATCGTCGTCATGGGCGGGGCGGCGATCACCGGCTTCCAGGCCGCGGGCGTGACGCCCGGGGAAGTGGTTTCGGAGAGCGGGGCGTTCATCGAACTCGTCGACAACACCGACTTCACCGGCGCGCTCGTCTGGGGCTCGTTCGCCATGGTCGCGACGGCCGTCGCGATGGCGCTGTACTACGACGTGCTCACCCTCGAGGAGTCGATGGAGACCGTCCTCGACGGCTTCGGGATCATGCTCACCGCCGTCAGTATCCTCGTGATGGCGTGGTCGATCGGCACCGTCGCGGAGGTCCTCGAGACCGGCCAGTACGTGACGGGCCTCGCCGAGGGGATCGTCACCCCCGCGCTGCTCCCGGTCGTCGTGTTGCTGTCGACCGCGATCATCGCCTTCTCGATCGGCACGTCCTGGGGGACGATGGGTATCGTGACGCCCATCGCGGTGCCGATGGCGTACGAGATCGGCGGCGGGTCGCCGGAGCTGCTATCGGTCGCCGTCGGCACGGTCTTCTCCGGGGCGATCTTCGGCGATCACTGCTCGCCGATCTCCGACACCACCATCCTCTCGTCGACGTTCGCCGGCGCCGATCACATCGACCACGTCCGCACGCAACTGTACTACGCCGTCACCGTGATCTCCGTCTCCGTCGTCGTCTACCTCCTGTACGGGTTCCTCGACCTCTCGCCGTTCGTCCTGGTTCCGATCGGGGCGCTCGTTCTCGTCAGCCTGGTCTACGGACTCTCGGAGTGGGACGCCGCCCGCAAGGAAATCGGCGCGAAGCCGTTCGCCGACAGGCCGGATCGGGAGGTACCCAGCGACGACTGA
- a CDS encoding ABC transporter permease, with product MSSETGTGTSGRDRSISGSSIHLESVRAVAKKDFQDSVRSWMFWGLSIFFFTLLVALTGVVSYFGEDLAGQGVTTEVLVVFVSEITRLILPLIALILGWKAIAGERESGSIKILLSLPHSRKDVLLGKLIGRSAVLSLSLVVGFVLAAIIVAALLGGFDVTDYVGLLAMSILYGVAYTSIAVSLSSLTRSTTIAGAAMFGVFVLFYIVWNAITSALRLLMNRGYISGESYTVPTNEGSIELQRLPDWAFFAESIDPGYAYNNALSIVTGAAESDLNVQLEEIMFNGDIPFYLQDWFAFLILLFWIVAPIAVALYRFDRVDL from the coding sequence ATGAGTTCGGAAACCGGAACCGGGACGTCCGGACGCGATCGGTCGATCTCGGGGAGTTCGATCCACCTCGAGAGCGTCCGCGCCGTCGCGAAGAAGGATTTCCAGGACTCGGTCCGTTCGTGGATGTTCTGGGGACTGAGCATCTTCTTCTTTACGCTCCTGGTCGCGCTGACCGGCGTCGTCTCGTACTTCGGCGAAGACCTCGCGGGGCAGGGCGTGACGACGGAAGTGCTCGTCGTCTTCGTCAGCGAGATCACGCGGCTCATCCTCCCGCTGATCGCGCTGATCCTGGGCTGGAAAGCCATCGCCGGCGAGCGCGAGTCCGGCAGCATCAAGATCCTGCTGTCGCTTCCCCACTCCCGGAAGGACGTCCTCCTCGGGAAGCTGATCGGCCGGTCGGCCGTCCTGTCGCTCTCGCTGGTCGTCGGGTTCGTTCTCGCGGCGATCATCGTCGCCGCGCTGCTCGGCGGGTTCGACGTTACCGACTACGTCGGGCTGCTCGCGATGTCGATCCTCTACGGGGTCGCCTACACGAGCATCGCCGTCTCGCTCTCCTCGCTGACCCGCTCGACGACGATCGCCGGGGCGGCGATGTTCGGCGTCTTCGTCCTCTTCTACATCGTCTGGAACGCCATCACCTCGGCCCTTCGGCTCCTGATGAATCGCGGGTACATCTCGGGCGAGAGCTACACCGTGCCGACCAACGAGGGGTCCATCGAACTTCAGCGGCTACCAGACTGGGCGTTCTTCGCCGAATCGATCGATCCCGGGTACGCCTACAACAACGCGCTGTCGATCGTGACCGGGGCCGCGGAGTCCGATCTGAACGTCCAGCTCGAGGAGATCATGTTCAACGGCGACATTCCCTTCTACCTCCAGGACTGGTTCGCGTTCCTGATCCTCCTGTTCTGGATCGTCGCCCCGATCGCCGTCGCGCTCTACCGGTTCGACCGCGTCGATCTCTGA
- a CDS encoding ArsA family ATPase has translation MTDCIFYGGKGGVGKTTCAAATGLRLAAQGRETLVVSTDPAHSLADSFGTALGPEPTAIDVEETTATSVPSSGGLWAAEIDPETRKERYERLARALAGDLRSAGIRLEDAEVERLFASGAPAGSDEIAALDLLVEHVDSGGWDVVVFDTAPTGHTLRLFDTPEVMGLALETARSLRGQVRRIGNAARSAMLGPMSMMTGNRNDEDDLAAFQARLERARDLLVDPERTEFRVVSLPEGMAIAESERLVDRLREADVSVQRLVVNQVFENPNDDCSRCRSRRERHEKRVAEIRDTFPDLEVVTLPELEGEVQGLEAVATVAERLSG, from the coding sequence GTGACCGACTGCATCTTCTACGGCGGCAAGGGCGGCGTCGGCAAGACGACCTGCGCGGCGGCGACCGGCCTCCGTCTCGCGGCGCAGGGCCGGGAGACGCTCGTCGTCTCGACCGACCCGGCGCACTCGCTGGCCGACTCGTTCGGGACGGCGCTCGGCCCGGAGCCGACGGCGATCGACGTCGAGGAGACGACCGCTACCTCGGTCCCGAGCTCGGGCGGACTCTGGGCCGCCGAGATCGACCCCGAGACGCGCAAGGAGCGCTACGAGCGCCTGGCGCGGGCGCTGGCCGGGGACCTCCGCAGCGCCGGGATCCGGCTCGAGGACGCGGAGGTCGAGCGCCTCTTCGCCTCGGGAGCGCCGGCCGGCAGCGACGAGATCGCCGCCCTCGATCTGCTCGTGGAGCACGTCGACTCCGGCGGCTGGGACGTCGTCGTCTTCGACACCGCGCCGACGGGCCACACCCTCAGACTGTTCGACACGCCCGAGGTGATGGGCCTGGCGCTCGAGACGGCGCGCTCGCTTCGCGGGCAGGTCCGCCGGATCGGGAACGCGGCCCGAAGCGCGATGCTCGGCCCGATGTCGATGATGACCGGGAACAGGAACGACGAAGACGACCTCGCCGCGTTCCAGGCGCGCCTCGAGCGCGCTCGCGACCTGCTCGTCGATCCCGAGCGGACCGAGTTCCGCGTGGTCTCACTCCCCGAGGGGATGGCCATCGCCGAGTCGGAACGGCTCGTCGACCGACTCCGCGAAGCCGACGTGTCGGTGCAACGGCTCGTGGTGAACCAAGTCTTCGAGAATCCGAACGACGACTGCTCGCGGTGTCGGTCGCGCCGGGAGCGCCACGAAAAGCGGGTCGCCGAGATTCGCGACACGTTTCCCGACCTCGAGGTCGTGACGCTGCCCGAACTCGAGGGCGAGGTGCAGGGACTCGAGGCGGTGGCGACGGTCGCCGAGCGACTGTCCGGCTAA